The Coffea arabica cultivar ET-39 chromosome 1e, Coffea Arabica ET-39 HiFi, whole genome shotgun sequence genome has a window encoding:
- the LOC113697351 gene encoding benzyl alcohol O-benzoyltransferase-like: protein MGSKSLTFRVTRQKPELVRPAKSTPRECKVLSDIDDQEGLRFQIPVIQFYRSDDGRRDPVKVIREAIVKALVFYYPFAGRLRECAGRKLVVDCTGEGVMFIEADAEVTLEQFGEELQPPFPCLEELLYDVPESAGVLHCPLLLIQVTRLRCGGFIFALRLNHAMSDAAGLVQFMNAVGEIARGASAPSVLPVWQRELLNARDPPRVTCTHHEYDEVADTKGTIIPLDDMVHRSFFFGPAEVSALRKSIPLDISRKCSTFEVLTAYLWRCRTIALQPEPNEEVRVICVVNARSKFDPPLPQGYYGNGFALPVALTTAGELCKRPLEYALELVTKAKGDVTEDYMKSVADLMVIKGRPHFTVVRTYLVSDVTRIGFNKVDFGWGKPAYGGPAKGGVGAIPGVVSFYITVTNKNGEKGIVFPICLPGFAMNRFVRELEKLLSNNHHSIIDRSIFVRSAL, encoded by the exons ATGGGATCAAAGTCTCTGACATTCAGGGTGACCAGACAAAAGCCTGAGCTGGTCCGTCCGGCGAAGTCCACTCCTCGGGAATGCAAGGTCCTCTCTGACATCGACGATCAAGAGGGTCTTCGCTTTCAAATCCCTGTCATCCAGTTTTACCGCAGCGATGATGGCAGGAGAGACCCCGTGAAGGTGATCAGGGAGGCTATTGTCAAGGCTCTGGTGTTCTACTACCCCTTCGCGGGGCGTCTCAGAGAATGCGCCGGGAGGAAGCTGGTGGTGGACTGCACGGGAGAGGGTGTTATGTTCATTGAAGCGGATGCAGAGGTGACGCTGGAGCAGTTTGGGGAAGAACTTCAGCCTCCATTCCCCTGCCTGGAGGAGCTCCTCTATGATGTTCCTGAGTCTGCAGGAGTCCTTCACTGTCCTTTACTGCTTATACAG GTAACTCGTTTGAGATGCGGGGGTTTCATCTTCGCACTGCGCCTGAATCACGCCATGTCCGATGCTGCCGGACTAGTTCAGTTCATGAATGCGGTCGGCGAAATTGCACGGGGAGCTTCCGCCCCATCTGTACTGCCAGTATGGCAGAGAGAGCTCCTGAATGCTAGAGACCCGCCAAGGGTGACGTGCACCCATCACGAATACGATGAGGTAGCCGATACCAAAGGAACCATCATTCCCCTGGACGATATGGTCCACCGCTCCTTCTTCTTCGGCCCGGCGGAGGTATCAGCTTTGAGAAAATCCATCCCGCTCGACATCAGTCGCAAGTGTTCGACATTTGAGGTTTTGACGGCCTATCTCTGGCGTTGCCGGACCATCGCCCTCCAGCCCGAACCCAATGAGGAAGTCCGCGTGATCTGCGTCGTCAATGCTCGCTCCAAGTTCGATCCTCCCTTGCCACAAGGGTACTACGGCAATGGCTTTGCACTTCCGGTGGCCCTGACGACTGCCGGAGAGCTATGCAAGAGGCCTCTGGAATATGCGTTGGAGCTGGTGACCAAGGCCAAAGGTGATGTGACTGAAGACTACATGAAATCGGTGGCTGATTTAATGGTTATCAAAGGGAGGCCTCATTTCACCGTGGTGAGGACTTATCTCGTGTCGGATGTTACTCGGATTGGGTTCAATAAGGTGGATTTCGGTTGGGGAAAGCCAGCGTACGGAGGCCCGGCCAAGGGCGGGGTTGGTGCCATCCCCGGCGTGGTGAGCTTTTACATAACTGTCACGAACAAGAACGGGGAGAAAGGAATAGTGTTTCCTATTTGCCTGCCGGGCTTTGCGATGAACAGATTTGTGAGAGAGTTGGAGAAGTTGTTGAGCAACAACCATCATAGCATTATTGATCGCTCCATTTTTGTCAGATCAGCCCTGTGA
- the LOC113687899 gene encoding uncharacterized protein gives MDKKKGAAPLVCHGHSGPVVDLFYSPITPDGFFLISASKDSNTMLRNGETGDWIGTFQGHKGAVWSCCLDKPALRAASASADFSVKLWDALSGDELHSFERKHIVRACSFSELLLSLWVAKYQYTFLIICCKSLLSSCSLVGSFIFQGDATYRELKDKSRKISSSEKACTGWEDEYDVSSKQSSLILITRRLLDMMIEMVEV, from the exons ATGGATAAGAAAAAGGGTGCTGCTCCCCTTGTTTGCCATGGTCATTCTGGTCCAGTTGTGGATTTGTTTTACAGCCCAATTACTCCAGATGGGTTCTTCCTTATCAGTGCGAGCAAGG ATTCCAATACAATGTTGAGAAATGGAGAGACTGGTGATTGGATTGGAACCTTTCAAGGGCATAAAGGTGCAGTTTGGAGTTGTTGTTTGGATAAACCTGCTCTACGTGCTGCATCTGCATCTGCTGATTTCAGTGT gaaactatGGGATGCATTAAGTGGGGATGAATTGCATTCATTTGAGCGCAAACACATAGTTCGGGCATGCTCCTTTTCAGAG TTGCTGTTGTCCCTATGGGTGGCCAAAT ATCAATATACATTTCTCATTATCTGCTGCAAATCTCTTCTCTCTTCTTGCTCCCTCGTTGGTTCTTTCATCTTCCAAGGAGATGCCACGTACAGAGAGTTAAAGGATAAGTCCCGGAAGATTTCTTCATCAGAGAAGGCTTGTACTGGTTGGGAAGATGAATACGATGTTTCATCCAAGCAG TCCAGTTTGATATTGATCACGAGGAGACTGTTGGATATGATGATAGAGATGGTTGAAGTCTGA